The following are encoded together in the Clostridia bacterium genome:
- a CDS encoding 50S ribosomal protein L7Ae-like protein, which translates to MPLERIKQAKKITIGTKQTMKAVQKGAAKAVFVARDADDHVVEPLLKMCEERLIEVVTVDTMAELGKASGIQVGAASVAIIEE; encoded by the coding sequence ATGCCTTTGGAGAGAATCAAACAGGCCAAGAAAATTACCATCGGTACAAAACAGACCATGAAAGCGGTGCAAAAAGGTGCGGCGAAGGCGGTTTTCGTTGCCCGGGACGCCGATGATCATGTGGTGGAACCTCTTTTGAAAATGTGCGAAGAAAGATTAATCGAAGTGGTCACCGTGGATACGATGGCGGAATTGGGCAAAGCCAGCGGCATTCAGGTGGGAGCGGCTTCAGTGGCCATCATTGAGGAGTAA